A single Cottoperca gobio chromosome 7, fCotGob3.1, whole genome shotgun sequence DNA region contains:
- the gpr153 gene encoding probable G-protein coupled receptor 153, whose amino-acid sequence MVDEVSTMKDDVINANTLAWLVCSGLSILANTWSILSVSAKQKKWKPLEFLICTLAGTHILNMAIPITMYCVISLRRQHSNYEWNEGLCKVFVSTFYTLTLVTCFSVTSLSYHRMWMVRWPVNYRLSNTKKQAVHTVMGIWMVSFILSTLPAVGWHDTNERFYTSDCRFIVTEIGLGFGVCFLLLIGGSVAMGVICIGIALFQTFSIQAGHKADKNKFNVPTIVVEDAQGKRRSSIDGSEPLKTSLQITYLISGIVFIYDFLTGFPILVVSFASLKFDRSYNWMVLCVLWCSIAQSILLPMFLWACDRYRADIRMVWEKCVAIMSNDDVDEENSQDGGIHADLIYDRPYDYSSAPEIVTVDRKAKYEFSTLERGVPQGYPLREQQEDKMQYLQVPPTRRYSHDETDMWTSDRIPSYLHRWGSTEDMIVTAHYSSTLPRRERRRSSLVSYHEESHHHHHPHRKRRRSEDSMHSLKHLPRVVCSGEHYEDELRCFSRDEVINFIDETPLPSPRKSPRRTSSISLIPNVYEQHTVILPHFLLTDFDHEPQALRRISEHKRSSSRGNTPEVSPKPDRRAGKKSPGACGSGKGCRERVRDGKQQCEVGSPGRSQQTPGHSACRPRTGGGARAGAGADWGHQKHLSKGESKGSTNSFVSIPPASSSGYITFHSDSVGSTT is encoded by the exons ATGGTGGATGAGGTATCCACCATGAAGGATGACGTCATCAACGCCAACACGCTGGCTTGGCTGGTCTGCTCGGGCTTGTCCATCCTGGCCAACACTTGGAGCATCCTTAGCGTCAGTGCCAAGCAGAAAAAGTGGAAGCCGCTGGAGTTCCTCATCTGCACGCTGGCGGGGACGCACATCCTAAACATGGCCATCCCCATCACCATGTACTGTGTCATATCGCTGCGCCGTCAGCACTCCAACTACGAGTGGAACGAGGGTCTGTGCAAGGTGTTTGTCTCCACCTTCTACACTCTCACATTGGTCACTTGCTTCTCCGTCACCTCGCTCTCTTATCACCGCATGTGGATGGTGCGCTGGCCTGTAAACTACAG GTTGAGTAACACCAAGAAGCAGGCGGTGCACACAGTGATGGGAATCTGGATGGTCTCCTTCATCCTGTCCACTCTTCCAGCAGTGGGCTGGCACGACACCAATGAACGCTTCTACACCTCTGACTGCCGATTCATTGTGACGGAGATCGGTCTGGGCTTCGGCGTGTGCTTTCTGCTGCTGATCGGTGGAAGCGTGGCCATGGGTGTGATCTGCATCGGCATCGCTCTCTTCCAGACCTTTTCAATTCAGGCGGGCCACAAGGCTGACAAAAACAAGTTCAATGTCCCCACCATAGTAGTGGAGGACGCCCAGGGGAAGCGCAGATCATCCATCGATGGATCGGAGCCTCTCAAGACGTCACTGCAGATCACCTACCTGATCAGTGGAATCGTCTTTATCTATGACTTCCTGACCGGCTTCCCCATACTG GTGGTGAGCTTTGCCAGTCTGAAGTTTGACCGCTCCTACAACTGGATGGTGTTGTGCGTGCTGTGGTGCTCCATCGCCCAATCCATCCTGCTGCCCATGTTCCTCTGGGCTTGTGACCGCTATCGGGCTGACATTCGCATGGTGTGGGAGAAGTGTGTCGCCATCATGTCAAACGACGACGTGGATGAGG AAAACAGCCAAGATGGAGGAATTCATGCCGACTTAATATATGACAGACCATATGACTATAGCTCGGCGCCTGAAATCGTGACGGTAGACCGTAAAGCCAAGTATGAATTCTCAACCTTAGAAAGGGGGGTTCCGCAAGGGTATCCATTGAGGGAACAACAGGAAGATAAAATGCAGTATTTGCAg GTGCCCCCTACAAGAAGATACTCCCACGACGAAACCGACATGTGGACCAGCGACCGGATCCCCTCATACCTTCATCGATGGGGCTCCACCGAGGACATGATAGTGACTGCCCACTACAGCTCCACCTTGCCGCGCCGCGAGAGGCGCAGgagcagcctggtctcctaCCACGAGGAGagccaccatcaccatcacccgCATCGAAAGCGGCGACGCTCTGAGGACAGTATGCACTCCCTCAAGCACTTGCCACGCGTGGTTTGTAGCGGGGAGCACTATGAGGACGAACTGCGGTGTTTTAGCCGTGATGAGGTGATCAACTTTATAGATGAGACGCCGCTGCCGAGCCCCAGGAAGAGCCCACGGCGCACATCCAGCATCTCACTTATACCCAATGTGTATGAACAGCACACAGTCATCCTTCCTCACTTCCTGCTCACAGACTTTGATCATGAGCCTCAGGCGCTCAGGCGGATCTCTGAACACAAAAGGAGCAGTAGTCGGGGCAACACGCCCGAGGTTTCCCCCAAACCAGACAGACGTGCTGGAAAGAAGAGCCCCGGGGCTTGTGGCTCTGGTAAAGGCTGCAGGGAGCGCGTGCGAGACGGGAAACAGCAGTGTGAGGTGGGCTCACCTGGGCGCAGCCAGCAGACTCCAGGGCACTCTGCCTGTAGGCCCAGGACAGGCGGTGGAGCCAGGGCTGGGGCTGGAGCTGATTGGGGGCATCAGAAGCACCTGAGCAAGGGTGAGAGTAAAGGAAGCACAAACAGTTTTGTAAGCATACCTCCGGCATCGTCCTCGGGATACATCACCTTTCACTCTGATTCTGTCGGCTCCACCACCTAA
- the her3 gene encoding hairy-related 3, with product MVATTDCAEKSKPIVGKKVSKPLMEKKRRARINKCLDQLKSLLESYYSSNIRKRKLEKADILELTVKHLRNLQKIQTCTATASEFSDYQTGFRSCLANVNQYLLMADKLNGGNRWMLSQLSSTLCRSRGREEVFSTMDSGPGQAQTQDEVQRLLPSTAGSEERKKIKSKALKPHTASTCPVLQSEDARQSSRTKQAGLVAAPTQNTHEKRSKMFHPVSNRNEVANIQHNVWRPW from the exons ATGGTGGCGACGACAGACTGCGCAGAAAAGTCCAAACCCATCGTTGGAAAGAAG GTATCCAAACCACTTATGGAAAAGAAACGAAGAGCTCGCATAAACAAGTGTTTGGACCAGTTAAAATCTCTTCTGGAGAGCTACTACAGCAGTAAT aTTCGCAAGCGCAAActagagaaggcagacatcttgGAGCTTACTGTGAAACATCTAAGAAACCTCCAAAAGATACAGACCT GTACTGCCACTGCTTCTGAGTTTTCTGATTATCAAACTGGTTTCCGTAGCTGCCTGGCAAATGTTAACCAATATTTGCTGATGGCAGACAAATTGAACGGCGGAAACCGCTGGATGTTATCGCAGCTCTCCAGCACACTTTGCCGCTCCCGGGGACGAGAGGAAGtcttcagcaccatggacagcggCCCGGGCCAAGCACAGACACAGGATGAGGTGCAGAGACTTCTTCCATCGACAGCTGGAtctgaggagagaaaaaagatcaaatcTAAAGCTCTGAAACCCCATACTGCAAGCACGTGTCCTGTTTTACAGAGTGAAGACGCACGACAGTCATCGAGAACCAAACAGGCTGGTCTTGTTGCGGCGCCAACACAAAATACTCATGAAAAAAGATCCAAGATGTTTCACCCTGTCAGTAACAGGAATGAAGTTGCAAACATTCAGCACAATGTCTGGAGGCCTTGGTAA